One segment of Mastomys coucha isolate ucsf_1 unplaced genomic scaffold, UCSF_Mcou_1 pScaffold23, whole genome shotgun sequence DNA contains the following:
- the Dclk3 gene encoding serine/threonine-protein kinase DCLK3, with protein MPAAPVLRPPPPPETPAPPAPSRPAPPVPGHRGPCEHSLKCLSSKISERKLPGSWLPAGRGPLEKPVLGPRGAIMPMFSPQGSLHSVRAEHSPLKPRVVTVVKLGGQPLRKATLLLNRRSVQTFEQLLSDISEALGFPRWKNDRVRKLFTLKGREVKSVSDFFREGDAFIAMGKEPLTLKSIQLAMEELYPKNRALALAPHSRVPSPRLRSRLPSKLLKGSHRCGEAGSYSEVMGSKAVARHQGKTSTELAPEDKVRAQKWGREKQESEPRGLPSPREATQEETHASGEKHLGVEIEKTSGEIVRCEKCKRERELQLGLQKEQCPLGTSELDLGRGQKRDSEKLVRTKSCRRPSEAKSTDGEEGWKGDSHRGSPRDPPQELRTTVLSNSDKKEIRGSEGQESHPQGAAKAQKDLVEGSPAVEEGPVDMRRDNRHTCRNKQAAWLRREQQAEPPQPPRTRGEEKEAEHEKKPGSSGGKKVLEKEPKKKLEEKRPERPSGQKLRPKGIISADVEKHYDIGRVIGDGNFATVKECRHRETKQVYAMKIIDKSQLQGKEDIVDSEILIIQSLSHPNIVKLHEVYETEAEIYLIMEYVQGGDLFDAIIENVKFPEPDAAAMITDLCKALIHMHDKKIVHRDVKPENLLVQRHEDKSTTLKLADFGLAKIVVRPIFTVCGTPTYVAPEILSEKGYGLEVDMWAAGVILYILLCGFPPFRSPEKDQNELFNIIQVGQFEFLSPYWDNISDAAKDLVRNLLVVDPKKRYTAHQVLQHPWVEMVGQPSTVNTQKEESSNSFQSQHKKVAEQVS; from the exons GCCACCGAGGCCCATGTGAACATTCTCTAAAATGCTTAAGCTCGAAGATCTCTGAGAGAAAGCTGCCAggctcctggctgcctgcaggaCGAGGACCTCTGGAGAAGCCAGTCCTGGGGCCACGTGGGGCCATCATGCCAATGTTCAGCCCTCAGGGTAGCCTCCACTCAGTCCGCGCTGAGCATAGCCCACTGAAGCCCAGGGTGGTGACAGTAGTGAAGCTGGGTGGGCAGCCCCTCCGCAAGGCCACCCTGCTCCTCAACAGGCGATCAGTGCAGACCTTTGAGCAGCTCCTATCGGACATCTCCGAAGCCTTGGGCTTCCCACGCTGGAAGAATGACCGTGTGCGCAAGCTTTTCACCCTCAAGGGCAGGGAGGTCAAGAGTGTGTCTGACTTCTTTCGGGAAGGTGATGCTTTCATAGCTATGGGCAAAGAGCCGCTGACACTGAAGAGTATCCAGTTGGCAATGGAGGAGCTGTATCCTAAGAACCGGGCTCTTGCCCTGGCCCCTCACAGTAGAGTCCCCTCCCCAAGGCTCAGAAGCAGGCTTCCCAGCAAGCTTCTGAAAGGAAGTCACCGCTGTGGGGAGGCAGGAAGCTACAGTGAGGTGATGGGGAGTAAGGCAGTCGCTAGGCATCAGGGCAAGACTTCCACAGAGCTGGCCCCGGAAGACAAGGTGAGGGCTCagaagtggggaagagagaaacaagagtcAGAACCTCGTGGCCTGCCTTCACCTAGGGAAGCCACTCAGGAGGAGACTCATGCAAGTGGAGAGAAGCACCTGGGGGTGGAGATTGAAAAGACCTCCGGGGAGATCGTCAGGTGTGAGAAGTGTAAGCGAGAAAGAGAGCTGCAGTTGGGCCTGCAGAAGGAGCAATGCCCTCTGGGAACCAGTGAGCTGGACCTCGGGAGGGGTCAGAAGAGGGATTCTGAGAAGTTGGTGAGGACCAAGAGCTGCAGGAGGCCTTCTGAGGCAAAATCAACAGATGGAGAGGAAGGGTGGAAGGGTGACAGCCATCGGGGTAGCCCCAGGGATCCCCCTCAGGAACTGAGGACAACAGTTCTCAGCAACTCAGACAAGAAAGAGATCAGAGGTTCCGAAGGTCAGGAAAGTCATCCTCAGGGTGCAGCCAAGGCCCAGAAGGACCTCGTGGAAGGTTCACCAGCTGTAGAGGAGGGGCCAGTAGACATGAGGAGAGACAACCGGCACACATGCAGGAACAAGCAGGCTGCCTGGCTCCGGAGAGAGCAGCAGGCCGAACCCCCACAGCCTCCCAGAACccgaggggaggagaaggaagcagagcatgagaagaagccaggcagCTCAGGAGGGAAGAAGGTGCTAGAAAAGGAGCCTAAGAAGAAGCTGGAAGAGAAGAGGCCAGAACGACCCAGTGGCCAGAAGCTGAGGCCCAAGGGCATCATCTCAGCGGATGTGGAGAAGCACTATGACATAGGTCGGGTCATTGGGGACGGCAACTTTGCCACTGTGAAGGAATGCAGGCACCGAGAGACCAAGCAGGTTTACGCCATGAAGATCATTGACAAGTCCCAGCTGCAGGGTAAGGAGGACATTGTCGACAGTGAGATTTTAATCATCCAGAGTCTCTCTCATCCCAACATAGTAAAACTGCATGAGGTctatgagacagaggcagagatctaCCTGATCATGGAGTATGTGCAGGGAGGGGACCTGTTCGATGCCATCATTGAAAATGTGAAGTTTCCAGAACCTGATGCTGCAGCTATGATCACAGACTTGTGTAAGGCCCTCATCCACATGCATGACAAGAAGATCGTCCACCGCGATGTGAAGCCGGAAAACCTCCTG GTTCAGCGACACGAAGACAAGTCTACCACCCTGAAGCTGGCTGATTTTGGCTTGGCCAAAATTGTGGTGAGGCCTATATTTACTGTGTGTGGGACGCCAACATATGTAGCTCCTGAAATTCTTTCTGAGAAAG GTTACGGCTTGGAGGTGGACATGTGGGCGGCAGGTGTGATCCTGTATATCCTCTTGTGTGGCTTCCCCCCTTTCCGAAGTCCTGAGAAGGACCAAAATGAGCTCTTCAACATCATCCAAGTGGGCCAGTTTGAGTTCCTCTCTCCTTACTGGGACAACATTTCTGATG CTGCCAAAGATCTGGTGAGAAATTTGTTGGTGGTGGACCCCAAGAAGCGGTACACAGCCCACCAGGTTCTACAGCATCCCTGGGTTGAGATGGTTGGGCAGCCCAGCACAGTGAACACACAGAAGGAGGAGTCCTCCAACAGCTTCCAGAGCCAGCACAAGAAGGTTGCAGAGCAGGTGTCATAA